The following proteins come from a genomic window of Azoarcus sp. PA01:
- a CDS encoding efflux RND transporter permease subunit codes for MARFFIDRPIFAWVIAIVIMLAGALSILTLPVSQYPSIAPPTVVINASYPGASAKAVEDSVTQVIEQKMTGLDGLLYMASASDSFGRATVTLTFDAGTNPDIAQVQVQNKLQLALPLLPQAVQQQGVQVAKSSRNFLMVVGFVSQDGSLKQVDLADFLVSSVQDPLSRVTGVGEVQVFGSQYAMRVWLDPAKLMKFGLTPGDVQAAIRTQNAQVSAGQLGGTPAVEGQGFTASITAQSRLETVGQFEEILLRSSAQGGEVRLADVARIEIGAENYGTVGRYNGQPAAAIGIKLAAGANALDTAAAVRARLDQLTPYFPAGVNVVVPYDTTPFVAISIQGVVKTLLEAIALVFLVMYLFLQNLRATLIPTIAVPVVLLGTFGVMAAFGFTINTLTMFGLVLAIGLLVDDAIVVVENVERVMSEEGLPPKEATKRSMDQITGALVGIGLVLSAVFIPMAFFGGSTGVIYRQFSITVAAAMALSVLVAIIFTPALCATMLKPIEKGHEHGEGGWFSGFFHWFNGMFARNTRRYESTVGRILHRSLRFLAIYLAIIAVLALLFLRLPTSFLPEEDQGVMFSQVTLPAGATQDRTLAVLKKVEDHFLESEKDTVRSIFTVAGFSFGGSGQNMGIAFVNLQDWDERGEPGMDVKSVAGRAMAAFAQIREAMVFAFVPPAVLELGTASGFNVMLQDRSGLGHDALIAARNQFLGLAAQDKRLVGVRPNGQDDMAEYQIDIDHAKAGALGVSIADINETLSTAWGGTYVNDFIDRGRIKKVYLQADADARMKPEDLSKWYVRNRQGEMVPLSAFSTAHWSYGSPRLERYNGQPSVELLGQAAPGLSSGDAMAAVEEIIAKLPAGIGYEWTGTSYEERRSGAQAPALYALSLLVVFLCLAALYESWSVPFAVMLVVPLGVLGALLAATGRGLSNDVYFQVGLLATIGLSAKNAILIVEFAKAQMEHEGKELVAATLEAVRMRLRPILMTSLAFGLGVLPLAISTGAGSGSQNAIGTGVLGGTIAATVLGIFFIPLFYVVIMRVFRKKPAPPATIAPVAEEAK; via the coding sequence ATGGCACGCTTCTTCATCGACCGACCGATCTTCGCCTGGGTCATCGCGATCGTCATCATGCTCGCCGGCGCGCTGTCGATCCTGACGCTGCCGGTGTCGCAATACCCATCCATCGCCCCGCCGACGGTCGTCATCAATGCCAGCTATCCTGGCGCATCGGCGAAAGCCGTCGAAGATTCGGTGACGCAGGTCATCGAGCAGAAGATGACCGGCCTCGACGGACTGCTGTACATGGCTTCCGCGTCGGACTCCTTCGGCAGGGCCACGGTGACGCTGACGTTCGACGCCGGCACGAACCCCGACATCGCCCAGGTGCAGGTGCAGAACAAGCTGCAACTGGCGCTGCCGCTGCTGCCGCAGGCGGTGCAGCAGCAGGGCGTGCAGGTGGCGAAATCGTCGCGCAACTTCCTGATGGTCGTCGGCTTCGTGTCGCAGGACGGCAGCCTCAAGCAGGTCGACCTTGCCGACTTCCTCGTCTCGTCGGTGCAGGACCCGCTGTCGCGCGTCACCGGCGTCGGCGAAGTGCAGGTGTTCGGCTCGCAATATGCGATGCGCGTGTGGCTCGACCCGGCGAAGCTGATGAAGTTCGGGCTCACGCCAGGGGATGTCCAGGCGGCGATCCGGACGCAGAACGCGCAGGTCTCGGCCGGCCAGCTCGGTGGCACGCCGGCGGTGGAGGGACAGGGTTTCACCGCATCGATCACCGCGCAGAGCCGGCTCGAGACGGTCGGGCAATTCGAGGAGATCCTGCTGCGCAGTTCCGCACAAGGCGGCGAAGTGCGCCTCGCGGACGTCGCGCGGATCGAGATCGGCGCCGAGAACTACGGCACCGTCGGCCGTTACAACGGCCAGCCGGCGGCGGCGATCGGCATCAAGCTCGCCGCCGGGGCGAATGCGCTCGATACTGCCGCTGCGGTGCGCGCGCGGCTCGATCAGCTCACGCCGTACTTTCCCGCCGGCGTGAATGTGGTGGTGCCTTACGACACCACGCCTTTCGTCGCGATCTCGATCCAGGGCGTCGTCAAGACGCTGCTCGAAGCGATCGCGCTGGTGTTCCTCGTGATGTACCTGTTCCTGCAGAACCTCCGCGCGACGCTGATCCCGACGATCGCGGTGCCGGTGGTGCTGCTCGGCACTTTCGGCGTGATGGCGGCGTTCGGCTTCACGATCAACACGCTGACGATGTTCGGCCTGGTGCTCGCGATCGGCCTGCTCGTCGATGACGCGATCGTCGTCGTCGAGAACGTCGAGCGCGTCATGAGCGAAGAGGGCCTGCCGCCGAAGGAGGCGACGAAGCGCTCGATGGACCAGATCACCGGCGCGCTGGTGGGCATCGGCCTCGTGCTGTCGGCGGTGTTCATCCCGATGGCGTTCTTCGGCGGCTCGACCGGCGTCATCTACCGGCAGTTCTCGATCACTGTCGCTGCGGCGATGGCGCTGTCGGTGCTGGTCGCGATCATCTTCACGCCGGCGCTGTGCGCGACGATGCTCAAGCCGATCGAGAAAGGCCACGAACACGGCGAAGGCGGCTGGTTCTCGGGTTTCTTCCACTGGTTCAACGGGATGTTCGCGCGCAACACGCGGCGCTACGAATCGACGGTCGGCCGCATCCTGCATCGCAGCCTGCGCTTTCTCGCGATCTATCTGGCGATCATTGCCGTGCTCGCGCTGCTGTTCCTGCGCCTGCCGACCTCGTTCCTGCCCGAAGAGGACCAGGGCGTGATGTTCAGCCAGGTGACGCTGCCCGCCGGCGCCACCCAGGATCGCACGCTGGCAGTGCTGAAGAAAGTCGAGGACCATTTCCTCGAGAGCGAAAAGGACACGGTGCGCTCGATCTTCACCGTGGCCGGTTTCAGCTTCGGCGGCAGCGGCCAGAACATGGGCATCGCGTTCGTCAATCTTCAGGACTGGGACGAGCGCGGTGAACCGGGAATGGACGTCAAGTCCGTCGCCGGGCGCGCGATGGCCGCGTTCGCGCAGATCCGCGAAGCGATGGTGTTCGCGTTCGTGCCGCCGGCCGTGCTCGAGCTCGGCACCGCGAGCGGTTTCAACGTCATGCTGCAGGACCGCTCCGGTCTCGGCCACGACGCGCTGATCGCCGCGCGCAACCAGTTTCTCGGGCTCGCGGCGCAGGACAAGCGGCTCGTCGGCGTGCGGCCGAACGGCCAGGACGACATGGCGGAGTACCAGATCGATATCGACCACGCGAAAGCCGGCGCACTGGGCGTCTCGATCGCGGACATCAACGAGACGCTGTCGACCGCGTGGGGCGGCACGTACGTGAATGACTTCATCGATCGCGGCCGCATCAAGAAAGTCTATCTGCAGGCCGACGCGGATGCGCGCATGAAACCCGAAGACCTGTCGAAGTGGTACGTGCGCAACCGCCAGGGCGAAATGGTGCCGCTGTCGGCGTTCTCGACCGCTCACTGGAGCTACGGTTCGCCGCGCCTGGAACGCTACAACGGCCAGCCGTCGGTCGAACTCCTCGGCCAGGCGGCGCCGGGGCTGTCGTCGGGCGACGCGATGGCCGCGGTCGAGGAGATCATCGCGAAGCTGCCGGCCGGCATCGGCTACGAATGGACCGGCACGTCGTACGAGGAGCGCCGCTCCGGCGCGCAGGCGCCGGCGCTGTACGCGCTGTCGCTGCTGGTCGTGTTCCTGTGCCTCGCAGCGCTCTACGAGAGCTGGTCGGTGCCGTTCGCGGTGATGCTGGTGGTGCCGCTCGGCGTGCTCGGCGCGCTGCTCGCCGCGACCGGGCGAGGCCTGTCGAACGACGTCTATTTCCAGGTCGGCCTGCTCGCGACGATTGGCCTGTCGGCAAAGAACGCGATCCTGATCGTCGAGTTCGCGAAAGCGCAGATGGAGCACGAAGGCAAGGAGCTCGTTGCCGCGACGCTCGAAGCGGTGCGCATGCGGCTGCGCCCGATCCTGATGACTTCGCTCGCGTTCGGCCTCGGCGTGCTGCCGCTCGCGATCTCGACCGGCGCCGGCTCCGGCAGCCAGAACGCGATCGGCACCGGGGTGCTCGGCGGCACGATCGCCGCGACCGTGCTCGGCATCTTCTTCATTCCGCTGTTCTACGTCGTGATCATGCGCGTGTTCCGTAAAAAACCCGCTCCGCCCGCAACCATTGCCCCTGTCGCCGAGGAGGCCAAGTGA
- the adeC gene encoding AdeC/AdeK/OprM family multidrug efflux complex outer membrane factor has product MTRLRILTAALAATVASACSTLAPDYQRPPAPVPASFAQAPDTVPASAPAADALPWRDFFAAPGLRELIALALDNNRDLRVAALNIERARAQYGIQRADLFPAIGASGGQSAQRLPADLVRGSSGGNGNGEATISRQYSATIGFSVWELDFFGRLRSLNEQALELYLGTEEARRSAQISLVAEVANAWLTLAADRERLALARNTYRTRQESFELTRRSFEAGAVSALDLRQAETLQEDARADAARFAALVAQDENALAVLAGTRVPPELLPPQLADTLMTAVAELPAGVPSEVLVRRPDILEAERRLRAANANIGAARAAFFPSITLTAAAGSASSTLDGLFSSGSGTWSFVPQLRIPIFEAGRLRANLDVAEIQRDINVAQYEQAIQGAFREVADALAERATLAEQLDARRRLVDATAESFRLSEARYKGGVDSYLGLLDAQRTLYDAQLQLIAVRESDAANRIALYKALGGGWQ; this is encoded by the coding sequence ATGACCCGACTGCGCATCCTGACGGCCGCACTCGCGGCCACGGTCGCGAGCGCATGCTCGACGCTCGCGCCGGACTACCAGCGGCCGCCAGCGCCAGTCCCGGCGTCCTTCGCGCAGGCGCCGGACACGGTTCCGGCCAGTGCTCCCGCAGCCGACGCGCTGCCGTGGCGCGATTTCTTCGCCGCGCCCGGCCTGCGCGAGCTGATCGCGCTGGCGCTCGACAACAACCGCGACCTGCGCGTGGCTGCCCTCAACATCGAGCGCGCCCGCGCGCAATACGGCATCCAGCGCGCGGACCTGTTCCCGGCGATCGGCGCGAGCGGCGGCCAGTCCGCGCAGCGCCTGCCCGCGGACCTCGTGCGCGGCAGCAGCGGCGGCAACGGCAACGGCGAGGCGACGATCAGCCGGCAGTACAGCGCGACGATCGGCTTCTCGGTGTGGGAGCTGGATTTCTTCGGCCGGCTGCGCAGCCTCAACGAGCAGGCGCTCGAACTGTACCTCGGGACCGAGGAGGCGCGCCGCAGCGCACAGATCAGCCTCGTCGCGGAAGTCGCGAACGCGTGGCTGACGCTCGCCGCCGACCGCGAACGCCTCGCCCTCGCGCGCAACACGTACCGCACACGGCAGGAGTCGTTTGAACTGACGCGGCGCAGCTTCGAAGCCGGCGCGGTGTCGGCGCTCGACCTGCGCCAGGCCGAGACCCTGCAGGAAGACGCCCGCGCCGACGCCGCCCGTTTCGCCGCGCTCGTCGCGCAGGACGAGAACGCGCTCGCGGTGCTCGCCGGCACGCGCGTCCCGCCCGAGCTGCTGCCGCCGCAGCTCGCCGACACGCTGATGACCGCGGTCGCCGAGCTGCCGGCCGGCGTGCCGTCCGAAGTCCTGGTGCGCCGCCCCGACATCCTCGAGGCGGAACGCCGGCTGCGCGCGGCCAATGCCAACATCGGCGCCGCGCGGGCCGCTTTCTTCCCGTCGATCACGCTGACCGCGGCAGCCGGCAGCGCGAGCAGCACGCTCGACGGCCTGTTCTCGAGCGGCTCCGGCACGTGGAGCTTCGTGCCGCAGCTCCGCATCCCGATCTTCGAGGCCGGCCGCCTGCGCGCGAACCTCGACGTCGCCGAAATCCAGCGCGACATCAACGTCGCCCAGTACGAACAGGCGATCCAGGGCGCGTTCCGCGAAGTCGCCGACGCGCTGGCCGAACGCGCCACGCTCGCCGAGCAGCTCGACGCGCGGCGCCGCCTCGTCGACGCGACCGCTGAAAGCTTCCGCCTGTCCGAAGCGCGCTACAAAGGCGGCGTCGACAGCTACCTCGGCCTGCTCGATGCGCAACGCACGCTGTACGATGCCCAGCTCCAGCTGATCGCCGTGCGCGAGTCCGACGCGGCGAACCGCATCGCGCTGTACAAGGCGCTCGGCGGCGGCTGGCAGTGA